One window from the genome of Oryctolagus cuniculus chromosome 1, mOryCun1.1, whole genome shotgun sequence encodes:
- the OR5B21 gene encoding olfactory receptor 5B21 — MENSTEVTEFILLGLTDDPNLQVPLLLIFLFIYLITLVGNGGMMMIIHSDSHLHTPMYFFLSNLSFVDLGYSSAVAPKMVAALQSGNKVISYNGCAAQFFFFVGFATVECYLLASMAYDRHAAVCKPLHYTTTMTASVCALLTIGSYVCGFLNASIHAADTFRLSFCGSNEINHFFCDIPPLLALSCSNTHISKLVVFSVVGFNVFFTLLVILTSYFFIYIAIQKMRSAEGRKKAFSTCASHLTAVSIFYGTIIFMYLQPSSGQSMDTDKIASVFYTVVIPMLNPLIYSLRNKEVKNAFGKSIMNAHNSFLGLFCFYFFNNSAHFWVPTAF, encoded by the exons ATGGAGAATAGCACAGAAGTGACAGAGTTCATCCTCTTGGGATTAACAGATGACCCCAATCTTCAGGTTCCTCTCCTCCTGATATTTTTGTTCATCTACCTCATCACTCTGGTTGGGAATGGGGGGATGATGATGATCATCCACTCAGACTCCCATCTCCACACTCCAATGTACTTCTTCCTCAGTAACCTCTCTTTTGTGGATCTGGGTTATTCCTCAGCTGTAGCTCCCAAGATGGTGGCTGCACTGCAATCAGGGAACAAGGTCATCTCCTACAATGGTTGTGCGGCTCAGTTCTTCTTCTTTGTGGGTTTTGCCACTGTAGAGTGCTACCTCTTGGCTTCCATGGCCTACGACCGCCATGCAGCAGTATGTAAGCCTCTTCACTACACCACCACCATGACAGCAAGTGTGTGTGCCCTCCTGACTATTGGCTCCTATGTCTGTGGCTTCCTCAATGCCTCTATCCATGCAGCAGACACCTTCAGACTTTCCTTTTGTGGTTCTAATGAGATTAACCATTTTTTCTGTGACATTCCACCTCTCTTGGCTCTCTCATGCTCCAACACACACATCAGCAAGTTGGTTGTCTTCTCTGTGGTGGGCTTCAATGTCTTTTTCACACTCCTGGTCATCCTTACCTCTTACTTCTTCATATACATCGCCATCCAAAAAATGCGTTCTGCTGAAGGGCGGAAGAAAGCATTCTCCACTTGTGCTTCCCACCTCACTGCGGTCTCCATCTTTTATGGCACGATCATCTTCATGTActtgcagcccagctctggccagtctATGGACACAGACAAAATAGCATCTGTGTTTTACACTGTGGTGATTCCCATGCTAAACCCTTTGATCTACAGTCTCAGGAACAAAGAAGTGAAAAACGC ATTTGGTAAATCTATTATGAATGCACATAATAGCTTTCTGGGCctgttttgcttttactttttcaATAATTCAGCTCACTTCTGGGTCCCCACTGCATTCTGA